The Gemmatimonas sp. UBA7669 genome has a segment encoding these proteins:
- a CDS encoding GatB/YqeY domain-containing protein: MSSPVDAGSAPQGAPLLARLQGDQAAARRDQRKDHVMLLGMVIAEVKNRALELRREVTDDDVLDVIRKGIKKRKESAELYAKAGRSELLEKEQTEAAALEAYMPAQVDPAEVRAAVEAAVQGGAANIGAIMGRVMPLFKGRVDGSIINAIARDVLAARG, encoded by the coding sequence GTGAGCAGTCCCGTGGACGCCGGCAGCGCCCCTCAGGGAGCTCCGCTGCTGGCGCGATTGCAGGGCGATCAGGCGGCCGCCCGACGGGACCAGCGGAAGGACCACGTGATGCTGCTCGGCATGGTCATTGCCGAGGTCAAGAATCGCGCGCTGGAGCTGCGTCGGGAGGTCACCGACGACGATGTCCTTGATGTGATCCGCAAGGGCATCAAGAAGCGCAAGGAATCCGCCGAATTGTACGCGAAGGCCGGCCGCAGCGAACTGCTCGAGAAGGAGCAGACCGAGGCCGCAGCGCTTGAGGCCTACATGCCCGCGCAGGTCGATCCCGCCGAGGTGCGAGCGGCCGTTGAGGCGGCGGTGCAGGGCGGAGCGGCCAACATCGGTGCCATCATGGGTCGCGTCATGCCGCTCTTCAAGGGCCGCGTCGACGGCAGTATCATCAACGCCATCGCACGCGACGTGCTGGCCGCCCGGGGCTGA